The following proteins are encoded in a genomic region of Roseisolibacter agri:
- a CDS encoding DbpA RNA binding domain-containing protein produces MDQDERDAGLGAGQTGGAAGAPGTTGTTPAGEAQAATTRSQHVVYTLPHDWGTIPQFLGSALERLEADAPETQLVIVTPDAETALAVADAALALRDAGRGTARSGEASPVLAVTRVDRAVRQLKARPAAAIAADPAALTALIRASALKLDTVRTLVLAWADDILDSPDAEELDAVLTEVPKEAARTLVAATMTDDVEALIERALRRPRRIAPPAAATPAPFAVSYVATAPSARPATLRRVLDELDPATATVIVASGTSEAEARRAVRALGYAVPTADAIDDATDDDAIAAAQRALGTPTANTGPQVRIVRADDAAPLPTQQALVVLYDLPTSREERDRVAAARAVQLVALLQPRQLPALRALAGGAVRPLVLRDLGRREEARDTALRAELRAEVQRGLPARELRVLEELLETHDGVELAAAALRLLERERARRLSATAAPTQAAGAAAPAAGAPASGMTKLFITVGTRDNVRPGDLVGAISNEAGITSERIGKIELRESFALVEVASADAERVIEKVNGIMIRGRKAAVRAERETRPERGGDRGGPRERRDGGERRGPERRTFGDRPERGPRPGGAGGSGGPRGRTFDAQRDGPRGFGAADDRPVRERAEQRGEWAERAERLQRAKRRAPGAPDTGASDAGAPDAGGADLET; encoded by the coding sequence GTGGATCAGGACGAACGGGACGCCGGCCTCGGGGCCGGTCAGACGGGTGGCGCCGCCGGCGCGCCCGGCACGACGGGCACCACGCCGGCCGGCGAGGCGCAGGCCGCGACCACGCGCAGCCAGCACGTGGTCTACACGCTGCCGCACGACTGGGGCACGATCCCCCAGTTCCTCGGCTCCGCCCTGGAGCGCCTTGAGGCCGACGCGCCCGAGACGCAGCTCGTGATCGTGACGCCCGACGCCGAGACGGCGCTCGCCGTCGCCGACGCCGCCCTCGCCCTGCGCGACGCCGGCCGCGGTACCGCCCGCTCGGGTGAGGCCTCCCCGGTGCTCGCCGTGACGCGCGTGGACCGCGCCGTGCGCCAGCTGAAGGCGCGCCCGGCCGCCGCCATCGCCGCCGATCCCGCCGCGCTCACCGCGTTGATCCGCGCCTCGGCCCTCAAGCTGGACACGGTGCGCACGCTGGTGCTGGCGTGGGCCGACGACATCCTCGACTCGCCCGACGCCGAGGAGCTGGACGCCGTCCTGACCGAGGTGCCGAAGGAGGCCGCGCGCACGCTCGTCGCCGCGACGATGACGGACGACGTCGAGGCGCTGATCGAGCGCGCGCTGCGCCGCCCGCGCCGCATCGCGCCGCCAGCCGCCGCGACGCCGGCGCCGTTCGCCGTCTCGTACGTCGCCACGGCGCCGTCGGCGCGCCCCGCGACGCTGCGCCGCGTGCTCGACGAGCTGGATCCCGCCACGGCGACGGTGATCGTCGCCTCCGGCACCTCGGAGGCCGAGGCGCGGCGCGCGGTGCGCGCGCTCGGCTACGCGGTGCCGACGGCCGACGCGATCGACGACGCGACCGACGACGACGCGATCGCCGCGGCGCAGCGCGCGCTCGGCACGCCGACGGCGAACACGGGTCCGCAGGTGCGCATCGTGCGCGCCGACGACGCCGCGCCGCTGCCGACGCAGCAGGCGCTCGTGGTGCTGTACGACCTGCCGACGAGCCGCGAGGAGCGCGATCGCGTCGCCGCCGCGCGCGCGGTCCAGCTGGTCGCGCTGCTGCAGCCGCGGCAGCTGCCGGCGCTGCGCGCGCTGGCCGGCGGCGCGGTGCGTCCGCTCGTGCTGCGCGACCTGGGCCGGCGCGAGGAGGCGCGCGACACCGCGCTGCGCGCCGAGCTGCGCGCCGAGGTGCAGCGCGGGCTGCCCGCGCGCGAGCTGCGCGTGCTGGAGGAGCTGCTGGAGACGCACGACGGCGTCGAGCTGGCCGCGGCCGCGCTGCGGCTGCTGGAGCGCGAGCGCGCGCGCCGGCTGAGCGCGACGGCCGCGCCGACGCAGGCGGCGGGCGCCGCGGCGCCGGCCGCGGGCGCGCCGGCGAGCGGGATGACGAAGCTCTTCATCACCGTGGGCACGCGCGACAACGTGCGCCCCGGCGACCTGGTAGGCGCGATCAGCAACGAGGCGGGCATCACCTCGGAGCGCATCGGCAAGATCGAGCTGCGCGAGTCGTTCGCGCTGGTGGAGGTCGCGAGCGCCGACGCGGAGCGCGTGATCGAGAAGGTGAACGGGATCATGATCCGCGGCCGCAAGGCGGCGGTGCGCGCGGAGCGCGAGACGCGCCCGGAGCGCGGCGGCGACCGTGGCGGCCCGCGCGAGCGGCGCGACGGCGGCGAGCGCCGTGGGCCCGAGCGTCGCACCTTCGGCGACCGTCCGGAGCGCGGGCCGCGTCCGGGTGGCGCCGGCGGCAGCGGCGGGCCGCGTGGCCGCACGTTCGACGCGCAGCGCGACGGTCCGCGCGGCTTCGGCGCGGCCGACGACCGCCCGGTGCGCGAGCGCGCCGAGCAGCGCGGCGAGTGGGCGGAGCGCGCGGAGCGGCTGCAGCGCGCGAAGCGCCGCGCGCCGGGTGCGCCCGACACGGGCGCGTCGGATGCGGGCGCGCCCGACGCGGGCGGCGCGGACCTCGAGACCTGA
- a CDS encoding Lrp/AsnC family transcriptional regulator, with amino-acid sequence MITTIVLIKAEPKSITQAATRIAGVEGVHEVYSVSGEWDLVAIVRVAEYEQIAQVVTEQIAGVPGINRTQTLTAFRSYSKQDLEQAWDIGVE; translated from the coding sequence GTGATCACCACCATCGTCCTCATCAAGGCGGAACCGAAGTCGATCACGCAGGCCGCCACGCGCATCGCGGGCGTCGAGGGCGTGCACGAGGTGTACTCCGTGTCGGGCGAGTGGGACCTGGTGGCGATCGTGCGCGTGGCGGAGTACGAGCAGATCGCGCAGGTGGTGACCGAGCAGATCGCGGGCGTGCCGGGGATCAACCGGACGCAGACGCTGACGGCCTTCCGCTCGTACTCGAAGCAGGACCTCGAGCAGGCCTGGGACATCGGCGTCGAGTGA